A window of Limosilactobacillus reuteri genomic DNA:
GGTGTACGATAATTAAGAGATTTTCGTGGGATATTGTTGCGACGATGCATTAGCTGAGTGACTAGTTCGTCTGGTAAATCACGAAAATCTAGCTTTTTACTAAGACCATCACGACGCAAGAGGCCGTTATTATTTTCGTTTAGCCCTCGTTGATTGGGAGCACCGACTTCCGCAAAATAGGTGTGAAGATCATACTTATTGGCTATTTCTCGCCATCCAGCAAATTCTTTCCCGTTATCAAAAGTAATTGATTTAACAAAGTGACGTGGCAATTTAGCGAGCCATTGATCAAGCTGGCAATTCACTGCTTCGTCTGTTTTATGATGAATATTAAGGACAATCATTACTTTGGATTGTCGCTCTACTAGCGTCATTACCGCTCCGCGGTGAGCTTTACCTTGAACTGTATCAGCTTCAAAGTGCCCAAATTCATGTTGGTAATGCGGAAAATCACGGTATCGTTGATAGATACTGCGTCCTAATTGGCCAGCTTTACCACGACGTTCCACATAGCCATTGGGATGGCGTTTTCCTTTCATCGGTAGCTGTTTAACGGAAAAGCCATACTGATTGCGGGCAAACATGCGATAAAGGGTGCGCATACTGCAGCTAATTGGGTGTTCATGACGACCAATAATAGTATCAGGAGTCCAACCCGCCTTGATTTGCGCATGGATATAGTTAACTTCGATAGTTGGCAGTTGGGTCTGCTTCCGACCACAACGACGCTTATGACGCTGATAAGTCTGAAGATATTGGTCGATGGTTTTACCGTCATTGAGGAAACGATAAACACGATAGATGGTTTCTTGACTACGCTGAAGTAATTTAGCAGCCCGATAAGCTTTAGTACCTTGATACCAAAAATCAGCTATGAGAGTTAATTCACGTGTGGTAAGATGTTTAGAGGTCATTTGTGATTGCCTTTCTTTTGATTAGGGATATTCAAAAGTCTATCACAAATGGCTTTTTATTTTTTCTAACTTAATTTTACAAACGACGACAAAAAAAGAAGCAGCTCGGGAAAAAGCTGCTTCTTAGGGAGTATTACGATAATCTTGGGGGAGATTTCGTAAAAAAAGAAAATATTTTTTTCGGTTACTATTGGGAGGAGTAATTGAAAAATAATAGGTTTCATGATGTAGAAAAGTTCATCTTTACTACGCTATATATAATAACAGTAGAATGTGAAGAAAGTATGACCAAATGGTAAATAATTTTTTGGATACAAATTAATATCATCAGAAATGCTATTCTAATACGGAATGTGGTAAGATTAACTGTACAAATTAATTCTTTATTAATGATTTTTAAGGAGCGGATAGACATGCTAACAATTTACAATACGTTAACAAGAAAAAAAGAAGAATTTAAGCCATTGCATCCAGGCGTTGTTAACATGTATGTCTGTGGTCCAACGGTTTATAATTACATTCATATTGGAAATGCGCGCAGTGCGATCGCCTTTGATACAGTCCGGCGTTATCTTGAATTTAAGGGATATAAAGTAAATTACGTTTCAAACTTTACGGACGTTGACGATAAGATGATTAAGGCGGCGGCCGAGCAAGGGATTACCGTTCCACAATTAGCGGAGAAGTATATCAATGCTTTTATGGAAGATACCGCAGCGATTAATATTGAACCAGCTACTCTTCATCCCCGGGCAACAGAAAACATTACGGAGATCATTAAATTCGTGCAAGAATTAATAAAGAAAGGATATGCCTACCCTAAAGATGGGGATGTTTATTATCGGGCACGAAAGTTTAACCACTATGGACAGCTTTCTGGGCAATCACTTGATGACCTTGAAGTTGGGGCAAGTGAACATATTAGTGCGGATGAGGTTAATAAGAAGGAAGATCCGCTTGATTTTGCTGTATGGAAAGCAGCTAAGCCCGGCGAAATTAGTTGGGATTCACCATGGGGAAAAGGTCGTCCAGGATGGCATATCGAATGTTCAGTGATGTCTACTAAGTACTTGGGAAAGACAATTGATATTCATGCGGGGGGACAAGACCTTGAATTCCCTCACCATGAAAATGAGATTGCCCAAAGTGAAGCAGAGACGGGCCAAAAATTTGTTCGTTACTGGATGCATAATGGCTTCGTAACAATTGGAAAAGACAACGAGAAGATGAGTAAGTCTCTCCATAATTTCATTACTGTTCATGAAATTATCAAGGAAGTAGATCCTCAGGTTTTACGTTTCTTTATGGCGACTACGCAATACCGGCGTCCAATTCAATATAGTCAGGCAAACTTAACTGATGCGCAAAATAATCTTAATCACATTCAAACAGCCTTTGATAACTTGACTTATCGTGAACAAGATGCCGATGAGGGAGATGTTCAAGAAGTCACTGATCTGCTTGAGCAATTCCATCACCAATTTATTACAGCAATGGATGATGACATCA
This region includes:
- a CDS encoding IS30 family transposase; protein product: MTSKHLTTRELTLIADFWYQGTKAYRAAKLLQRSQETIYRVYRFLNDGKTIDQYLQTYQRHKRRCGRKQTQLPTIEVNYIHAQIKAGWTPDTIIGRHEHPISCSMRTLYRMFARNQYGFSVKQLPMKGKRHPNGYVERRGKAGQLGRSIYQRYRDFPHYQHEFGHFEADTVQGKAHRGAVMTLVERQSKVMIVLNIHHKTDEAVNCQLDQWLAKLPRHFVKSITFDNGKEFAGWREIANKYDLHTYFAEVGAPNQRGLNENNNGLLRRDGLSKKLDFRDLPDELVTQLMHRRNNIPRKSLNYRTPLEVFLSHVTEEQLSPFF
- the cysS gene encoding cysteine--tRNA ligase, which translates into the protein MLTIYNTLTRKKEEFKPLHPGVVNMYVCGPTVYNYIHIGNARSAIAFDTVRRYLEFKGYKVNYVSNFTDVDDKMIKAAAEQGITVPQLAEKYINAFMEDTAAINIEPATLHPRATENITEIIKFVQELIKKGYAYPKDGDVYYRARKFNHYGQLSGQSLDDLEVGASEHISADEVNKKEDPLDFAVWKAAKPGEISWDSPWGKGRPGWHIECSVMSTKYLGKTIDIHAGGQDLEFPHHENEIAQSEAETGQKFVRYWMHNGFVTIGKDNEKMSKSLHNFITVHEIIKEVDPQVLRFFMATTQYRRPIQYSQANLTDAQNNLNHIQTAFDNLTYREQDADEGDVQEVTDLLEQFHHQFITAMDDDINVQNGIATVYELVKYANVYAQQDNVSLGAIQAIKKELVELMSIFGVKLEASDNQINDEKIKQLIEERNIARKNKNFARSDEIRDNLKKQGIILEDTPQGTRYKKE